AGGTCCTCAGCCGTCCGCTCTCGTTGGCGTATTTGATCTTCTTCAGGGCTCGCTCCTTCAACTGACGCACCCGCTCCCGGGAAATGTTAAACTTCCGGCTGATGGAATCCAGAGTGCCCTCTTCGTTGTTCTCCAGGCCGTAATACATCTTGACGATCTTCTCCTCTCGGGGGGTCAAAAGCGACAGCACCTGTTTGATGTCGTGGCTCATGGTCTTGTTCTTCAGCACCTGTTCCGGCGAGGTATGGGCCTGGTTTTCCATGGTATCCCCCAGGCTCCTGCCGTCCCCTTCCAGGGATGGCCCATCCAGCGAGACCTCGTTGGAGGAGAACCCCAGTAGCTCGCTGACCTCGTCCTCGGGTATCCTGACCAGCTTGGAGATCTGTCGGGCCGAGGGCCGGCCGCCAAAGTTGGGACTCTGGGCCTGCAGCTCTTGGATGGCCTTGTTGATCTTGTTCAGATTGTCTATCCGGTTCATGGGCAGCCGCACCGAGCGGGTCTGTTCGGCGATGGCCTTGAGGATGGCCTGGCGGATCCACCACACGGCATAGGTGTTGAAGCGGTAGCCCTTGGAAGGGTCGTAGCGCCTGATAGCCCGCATCAAACCATAATTGCCTTCGTTGATCAGGTCGGCCATGGACATCCCCCGTCCCTGAAAATCCTTGGCCACGCTGACCACGAACCGGAGGTTGCTCTCCACTAACTTGTCCAGGGCCTTGCGGTTCCCGGACTTGGCCTTCAGGGCCAGTTCGGATTCCTGGGCTTCGGTTAGGACGGCCAGGCTGCCAATCTCCTTAAAATATATGTCCAGGGAAGGATCGTCGGCCACCGAGCTTATTTTCTTGTAATTCATTTTACCAGTTGGACCGTTTAACGTTTCACGTTTAATGTTAGTGAATACTTGGCTACTGTATAGTGGATAGTGCCTGTATCCCAGCTATTTTGGCTTCACAGCTATGAACAGGGTATTCTGGCCCCGCTTTATCAGGAACAGCACCGCCTTTTCTCCCCTGGTCTCTGATTTCCTCAAGCGATGATAGTCGGCCACCGTCTTCACTTCCCGGCTGTTTATCTTTTTGATGACGTCGCCTTCGGCCAGTCCGGCCTCATCGGCCGGGGAGCCGGATTCCAGATCGGCTACCAGCACGCCTTCTTTTTCCCGGATGCCGGCCCGCTGGGCCGTCTCAGATTCGACGGCCAGAACCTTTTTGATGCCCATCCAGGACTTGGATTCATTGTCTTCTTTGCCATTGTCCTTCTGGGCCTCTTCTCTCGGCAATTCCCCGAGGGTGGCCTTGATGGTCCTCTGTTTCTTTTCCCGGATGACCACGATGCTGACATCGGTTCCCACCCTAGTGTCGGCCACAACTTGGCGGAACTTGGCCACATTGGGCACTTCCTGGCCGTCAAATTTTATTATGACATCGCCTTCCATCAGACCGGCCCGGCTGGCCGGGGTATTGTCTTCAACCTTGGCCACCAGCACGCCGTTCATCTCCTCGATCCCCAGTCCTTCGGCCAAGTTCGGAGTTATCTCCTGGGGCAGTACGCCCAGATATCCCCGCACCACCTTGCCGTGATCGATCAGTTGCTCGGCCACTTTTTTAGCCAGGTTGATGGGGATGGCAAATCCTATGCCCTGCCCGGCAGGATTGATGGCGGTGTTGATACCGACCACCTCGCCCCGCAGATTGACCAGCGGCCCGCCGGAGTTACCGAAGTTGATGGAAGCGTCGGTCTGGATGAAATCCTGGTACATCGGCCCGCCGCCCTGGATGTCCAGCCCGGTCCGGCCCTTGTAGCTGATGATGCCCTGGGTGACTGTGCGCTCCAGCCCAAAGGGGTTGCCGATGGCCACCGCATAATCGCCCACTTGGATCTCATCGGAATTGCCCAACACGGCCACTTCGCTTTCCGGCAAATCGTCCTTTAGTCCCTTGAGTTTGATGACCGCCACGTCGCTCTTGGGGTCGGCTCCCACCACCTCGGCGGAGAATTCCCGGCTGTCGGACATCTTTACGGTCAGCTCGGGGTTGCCAGCCACTACATGGTTGTTGGTCAGGATGTAACCTTTTTTATCGATGATGAACCCGGAGCCCTGACCTTCGACCTTTTGCTGCTTTTTATCCGGTTCCATCCTTCTGAACTCGGGGAAGAAGTCCTTAAAAAAATCATCGTAGGGAGTCTGAAAATTATTCCGGTTACTTTCCACATAACGTTTGGATCTGATGTTGACCACCGCCGGGCCGGCCTTTTTGGCCACCGCCACGAACGGGCTTTGCAGGGCGGAGGCCAACGGAAGCGGTATGCTTTTCACCCCAGCGGCAGTCGCGAGATTTTCAGCGCCGCCCTTATCGGCCCGGGAAAACGGCGTCAGGTTGAAACTGGAGGCCAGGATGATTCCGGCGATTACGCAGGCAGCGCCCGCCAGCAATAATTTGAAGTTCCCCAATCCATTGTTATCGCGAACCATTTTCGTCTTCCCCTTCGATTAGATTTTGTGGGTGGTAACTAAGTATGAATACGCAGCCGGGCAATAGTTTGTTCCGGGTTTTGTTCAATCTCCATTATTACCCTAACCCCCTCTAGATTAACGCCTTTTTCCCTAATCAGATAAACGATCTGTTCCAGGGTCTCCAGGTCGTCCTGGGAATACATCCTGGTCCGTCCGCTTATTCGGGCTGGAGAAAGCAAACCCCTTCTCTCGTAGAGCCTTAAGGTCTGTTCGTGCAGTCCGCAAAGTTTGGCCACCACGCTGATGGTGTAGACTGGAGTATTGGGTTCTGGGCGCATCATTTATTATCCCCGAAGATGAGATGTTGAGAAATTCCGAAGGTGAGATAGCCAAAAAGATCCAAGCTTCTCGCCTTCTTGCCTTCATAAGTTCGCAGCGAACATTCGTTCGTTACTTGACCTCGATGGCAATCTCCTTGGGCTTTTCCTCTTCGGCCTTAGGAATGGTAATGGTTAAAAGCCCGTTTTCGTAAGAAGCCTTGGTTTTCCCGGAATGCACCTCGGTGGGAAGCCGCAACACCCGCTGGAACTGACCGTACATCCGCTCTATCCGGTGATAGGTTTTCTCCTTTGTTTCCTCTTCGTGGCGGCGTTCCCCGGAAATGGTCAGCATATCGCCGGAGATCTGGATTTTTATATCCTCTTTCTTCATCCCGGGAATTTCGGCTTTTACAATTATGTCCGTCTTGGTCTCTTCGATGTCTATCATCGGAGCCCACAAACCCTCGGACAGGCTTCTGCGGTCGGGTGCCCGGCCCAAGAAATCAGAAAAAAGTCGATTCATGTCATCCTGAAAGGAAGACAACTCGGTAAAGGGATAATACTTGATTAAATCTCTGCCCATTTTTGTTCCTCCTTATGTTTATCGTTTCATAATTATAACTGTTGAGTGTGTTTTTGTCAAGTGTTTTGATAATAAAATTTTTATTTTTGTGTTAAACCATTGTTTTATTTAGAGTTATAAATAATAATGCCCATAGGCAAGATAATAGATCAAAGGTAACAAAAAAGGCTGGAATGTTGACTCCAGCCTCTTTTGTTATTATGAGAAATTGCCTGTTTTACTCCATAACGATACTGCTTTGCCGCTAAAAGCATTTATCTTGACCTAAAAGTAAATGCTTTTCTCTGAATGGCACTTGCTTTATTGCCAAAAGCGTTTATTTTAGACCCCAAAATAATTACTTTATCAACAAATGTATTTACTTTATCGTTAAAAGCATCTGCTTTGACCTTCAAAGTATTTGCCTTGGCCATAAAAGCACAGATGATAGTCCCTTTCATTTAGGTATTTTGACGAAGAACCCCTTCGGACGCGGATAAACGCAGATAATATCGATCACTATCAGCGAAATCATCGAAAATCTGCGAAAATCAGCGTTCCATTACTTTTTAGTACTTTCTTCCTGAATGAGTGGGACAATCATTAAAGCACATCCTTTTACTCGCAAGGCATGTGTCTTTGTGTATTGCACCAGTAGCGTCCGGTTGTTTTTACAAGAAAATTGTAGAATGCAGATGGGGCAATGGTCTTAGAGGTTTCATCATGTAATCGATTTGAATTCAGGCTCAAAAATCACCCATTGATTCGCAAGGACTTATACCACGAAAAACTGAATTCAGGCTCAAAAATCACCCATTGATTCGCAAGGACTTATACCACGAAAAACGCCATTTCCATAATAACCGGACAGTAGTGGTATTGCACACTGTCTTTAAGGCCTTTATTAGAGCCAAAAATCGCGGGGATAAAACATATCTCCAAATAGTCAAAAACGAGCGGGTCAAGGGTCCGCCACGGCGGGTTAGGCAAAGCGGCCTAATGACCTTGGGCCAGCTGGACATCTTGCGACAAACCGGGCCAGTTGGATTCCCTTTTGCGTTCCGGCCTGCGGTTCACCCGGAAGCTGCAAGTATTGGACGCCCATGCCAAGGGTCTATATTTTAGAACCGGTGGCAGGTGTCAGGACATCGTTGACAGTCTTTAGTGGCTACTAAGAAAATCGGGCCGGCTTTGCTCTTTGATAAACTCTGGAAAGAGATCGGGATCAAAGATGTTATTGAGAAGTTCGCCCGGCAAAGGCGCTTTGAGTTTTCTTTAGAGCGGATCATCTTCGGCACGGTTCTCCACCGGCTGTTTTCTCCAGGCTCTGACCGGGCAGCAGAAAAATGGCTGGGAGACTATCGGATCGCCCGGGTGGACAAAATACCGCTGCGCCATTTTTATCGGGCCCTGGCCTGGCTGGGCGAAGCCTTGCCCGAAGGCAGCCATCCTCCTGGGTATCGGAAGGATGTTATCGCAGAGGAGCTTTTCTTCCGGCGAAAAGA
The window above is part of the candidate division TA06 bacterium genome. Proteins encoded here:
- a CDS encoding RNA polymerase sigma factor RpoD/SigA — protein: MNYKKISSVADDPSLDIYFKEIGSLAVLTEAQESELALKAKSGNRKALDKLVESNLRFVVSVAKDFQGRGMSMADLINEGNYGLMRAIRRYDPSKGYRFNTYAVWWIRQAILKAIAEQTRSVRLPMNRIDNLNKINKAIQELQAQSPNFGGRPSARQISKLVRIPEDEVSELLGFSSNEVSLDGPSLEGDGRSLGDTMENQAHTSPEQVLKNKTMSHDIKQVLSLLTPREEKIVKMYYGLENNEEGTLDSISRKFNISRERVRQLKERALKKIKYANESGRLRTYLD
- a CDS encoding Do family serine endopeptidase, which translates into the protein MVRDNNGLGNFKLLLAGAACVIAGIILASSFNLTPFSRADKGGAENLATAAGVKSIPLPLASALQSPFVAVAKKAGPAVVNIRSKRYVESNRNNFQTPYDDFFKDFFPEFRRMEPDKKQQKVEGQGSGFIIDKKGYILTNNHVVAGNPELTVKMSDSREFSAEVVGADPKSDVAVIKLKGLKDDLPESEVAVLGNSDEIQVGDYAVAIGNPFGLERTVTQGIISYKGRTGLDIQGGGPMYQDFIQTDASINFGNSGGPLVNLRGEVVGINTAINPAGQGIGFAIPINLAKKVAEQLIDHGKVVRGYLGVLPQEITPNLAEGLGIEEMNGVLVAKVEDNTPASRAGLMEGDVIIKFDGQEVPNVAKFRQVVADTRVGTDVSIVVIREKKQRTIKATLGELPREEAQKDNGKEDNESKSWMGIKKVLAVESETAQRAGIREKEGVLVADLESGSPADEAGLAEGDVIKKINSREVKTVADYHRLRKSETRGEKAVLFLIKRGQNTLFIAVKPK
- a CDS encoding MerR family transcriptional regulator; translated protein: MMRPEPNTPVYTISVVAKLCGLHEQTLRLYERRGLLSPARISGRTRMYSQDDLETLEQIVYLIREKGVNLEGVRVIMEIEQNPEQTIARLRIHT
- a CDS encoding Hsp20/alpha crystallin family protein is translated as MGRDLIKYYPFTELSSFQDDMNRLFSDFLGRAPDRRSLSEGLWAPMIDIEETKTDIIVKAEIPGMKKEDIKIQISGDMLTISGERRHEEETKEKTYHRIERMYGQFQRVLRLPTEVHSGKTKASYENGLLTITIPKAEEEKPKEIAIEVK